A part of Bartonella quintana genomic DNA contains:
- a CDS encoding UDP-N-acetylmuramoyl-tripeptide--D-alanyl-D-alanine ligase, with product MTALWDKQALIAAIDGFVIGCMPETFSGISIDSRTLTEGDIFFCIKGHHLDGHDFAAQAYARGAGVLIVAENRLTDMEKISAPLIVVPDVLQALEKLAQAARKRSRAKIIAITGSVGKTTTKEALKQVLATVGKVHANLASLNNCWGVPLTLARMPVESDYGIFEIGMNHADEIRSLVKLVCPHVVLVTHIAAGHMGFFKNLKGIADAKAEIFEGLDEEGVALLNADNGFFSYLVRKAKQCGVKKILSFGEAEKSDYQARNIRLRTDFSSMIVHIGGQEKVIKIGAPGRHIVQNSLAVIAACDVIGIDFACVSLSLSRFSLQKGRGVRYQLFLPNGGEFHLIDESYNANPASMRAALDLLATGPVGVGGRRIALLGDMLELGAYSEKLHRDLVKPICRSSANPVFLFGEAMKFLAIDLSAYVKVHYAENIEKILPLIFAEISNGDLLMIKSSRSLYSSDIVTALLDHYKVASL from the coding sequence ATGACAGCTTTATGGGATAAACAGGCGCTTATTGCAGCAATTGATGGCTTTGTAATTGGCTGTATGCCGGAAACTTTTTCTGGGATTTCTATTGATAGTCGTACTCTGACAGAAGGCGATATTTTTTTCTGTATTAAAGGGCATCATCTTGATGGTCATGATTTTGCTGCGCAAGCTTATGCTCGAGGTGCAGGCGTTCTTATTGTTGCAGAAAATCGTTTGACTGACATGGAAAAAATATCCGCTCCACTGATTGTTGTTCCTGATGTTTTGCAAGCCTTAGAAAAACTTGCGCAAGCTGCACGTAAGCGTTCAAGAGCTAAAATTATAGCGATAACAGGTTCTGTGGGAAAAACGACAACAAAAGAAGCTTTGAAACAAGTGCTTGCAACTGTTGGAAAGGTTCATGCGAATCTTGCTTCTTTAAACAATTGCTGGGGGGTGCCGCTCACCCTGGCACGGATGCCTGTGGAGAGTGATTACGGTATTTTTGAAATTGGTATGAATCATGCAGATGAAATTCGTTCTCTGGTCAAGTTGGTTTGTCCGCATGTTGTTTTAGTTACGCATATTGCTGCGGGACATATGGGTTTTTTCAAAAATCTTAAAGGAATAGCGGATGCAAAAGCTGAAATTTTTGAAGGACTAGATGAAGAAGGAGTGGCTCTTTTAAATGCGGATAATGGTTTTTTTTCTTATTTAGTCCGAAAAGCAAAACAATGTGGTGTGAAAAAAATCTTAAGTTTTGGTGAGGCTGAAAAGTCTGATTATCAAGCGAGAAACATACGTCTTCGAACAGATTTTTCTTCTATGATTGTTCATATTGGGGGGCAGGAGAAGGTGATTAAAATTGGTGCCCCCGGACGACATATTGTACAAAATAGTTTAGCTGTTATTGCGGCTTGTGATGTCATTGGTATTGATTTTGCGTGTGTTTCGCTTTCTTTGAGCCGTTTTTCTCTTCAAAAGGGACGTGGTGTTCGTTATCAACTGTTTTTACCAAATGGAGGCGAATTTCATTTAATTGATGAAAGCTATAATGCTAATCCCGCGTCTATGCGTGCTGCTCTTGATCTGCTTGCGACAGGACCAGTAGGTGTGGGGGGAAGGCGAATTGCTCTTTTGGGTGATATGCTCGAATTAGGAGCTTATAGTGAAAAACTCCATCGTGATTTAGTAAAGCCAATATGTCGTTCTAGTGCTAATCCAGTTTTTTTATTTGGTGAGGCAATGAAGTTTTTAGCTATTGATTTGTCCGCTTATGTTAAGGTTCATTATGCTGAAAATATTGAAAAAATTTTACCGCTTATTTTTGCAGAAATTTCCAATGGGGATCTGCTTATGATTAAATCATCCCGTAGTCTTTATTCATCAGATATTGTGACTGCACTGCTTGATCACTATAAAGTGGCTTCTCTATAA
- the mraY gene encoding phospho-N-acetylmuramoyl-pentapeptide-transferase has protein sequence MMLFFSSLSDWFPGVSVFRYITFRTVAAMLTSGLIVFLFGPSIIASLKLRQGKGQPIRADGPQTHFKKAGTPTMGGLMILTGIVVSAFLWCNLSNIYFWVSLFVMLSFGMIGFYDDYLKVTKQTEKGFSGKARLSLEFLIAIIAAFVLLQVGSSGLALPFVKDYFINLSWFFLPFSAFVIVGTGNAVNLTDGLDGLAIVPVMVAALSFALIAYLSGNINFADYLQIHYVSGTGELAVLLGAVVGAGLGFLWFNAPPAAIFMGDTGSLALGGLLGIVAVATKHEIVLALIGGLFVLEGFSVVIQVGYFKLKKKRVFLMAPIHHHFEKKGWTESQVVIRFWIISIVLALVGLSTLKLR, from the coding sequence ATGATGTTGTTTTTTTCTTCACTTAGCGATTGGTTTCCAGGTGTGAGTGTTTTTCGTTATATTACTTTTCGTACTGTGGCGGCTATGCTTACATCGGGTCTCATTGTATTTCTGTTTGGGCCTAGCATTATTGCCTCTCTTAAATTGCGACAGGGAAAAGGGCAACCAATTCGCGCTGATGGTCCTCAAACACATTTTAAAAAGGCTGGCACACCTACTATGGGCGGTTTGATGATTTTAACCGGCATTGTGGTATCAGCGTTTTTGTGGTGTAATTTATCGAATATTTACTTTTGGGTATCGTTATTCGTTATGCTTTCTTTTGGGATGATTGGTTTTTATGATGATTATCTTAAGGTAACGAAACAAACGGAGAAAGGATTTTCTGGTAAGGCACGGTTAAGTTTGGAATTTTTGATTGCGATTATTGCTGCTTTTGTTCTCTTACAAGTTGGCTCGTCCGGATTAGCTTTGCCCTTTGTGAAAGATTATTTTATCAATTTGAGCTGGTTTTTCCTTCCTTTTTCTGCTTTTGTTATTGTAGGGACTGGGAACGCAGTTAATTTGACCGATGGTCTTGATGGGTTGGCTATTGTGCCTGTGATGGTTGCTGCTTTGTCTTTTGCTTTGATTGCTTACCTTTCTGGTAATATAAATTTTGCTGATTATCTACAAATACATTATGTATCGGGGACGGGTGAGTTGGCTGTTTTACTGGGAGCTGTTGTTGGTGCAGGGCTTGGTTTTTTATGGTTTAATGCGCCGCCAGCGGCTATTTTTATGGGGGATACTGGATCGTTGGCGCTTGGAGGGCTCTTAGGCATTGTTGCTGTAGCAACCAAGCATGAAATTGTTTTAGCTCTTATTGGTGGGCTTTTTGTTTTGGAGGGATTCTCGGTTGTTATTCAAGTTGGTTATTTCAAATTAAAAAAAAAGCGTGTGTTCCTTATGGCACCGATACACCATCATTTTGAGAAAAAAGGCTGGACTGAAAGTCAAGTTGTAATACGTTTTTGGATTATTTCGATAGTCCTTGCTTTGGTTGGCCTTTCAACACTTAAATTGCG